One window of Nymphaea colorata isolate Beijing-Zhang1983 chromosome 1, ASM883128v2, whole genome shotgun sequence genomic DNA carries:
- the LOC116265452 gene encoding myb family transcription factor PHL7-like isoform X16 translates to MHHTRRFPIMGLVPHKPQGAEPLASIGILGEPTVNNSATQEEGAKQRLRWTSDLHERFVNAITQLGGPDRATPKGVLTMMGVPGLTIYHVKSHLQKYRLAKFLPESSADVSGSKDEKEGSAGSMSNMENLPSMRHSESRWRCKRDCKNNLRHQKLLETILQLAKG, encoded by the exons ATGCACCACACAAGGAGGTTTCCAATCATGGGTTTGGTGCCCCATAAGCCTCAAGGAGCAGAGCCACTTGCCAGTATCGGAATTCTTGGAGAACCTACAGTAAATAATTCAGCCACCCAAGAAGAAGGTGCCAAGCAGAGATTAAGATGGACTTCAGATCTTCATGAACGTTTTGTTAATGCCATTACACAACTTGGTGGACCAGACA GAGCAACACCAAAAGGTGTCTTGACAATGATGGGTGTGCCTGGGCTTACCATCTATCATGTCAAAAGTCATCTGCAG AAGTATCGACTTGCAAAGTTTCTCCCAGAATCTTCAGCAGATG TTTCAGGGTCAAAGGATGAAAAGGAAGGTTCTGCTGGTTCCATGTCTAATATGGAAAATTTACC ATCAATGAGGCATTCAGAATCCAGATGGAGGTGCAAAAGAGACTGCAAGAACAACTTGAG GCACCAGAAGCTTCTGGAAACTATTTTGCAATTGGCGAAGGGGTAG
- the LOC116265452 gene encoding myb family transcription factor PHL7-like isoform X19: MHHTRRFPIMGLVPHKPQGAEPLASIGILGEPTVNNSATQEEGAKQRLRWTSDLHERFVNAITQLGGPDRATPKGVLTMMGVPGLTIYHVKSHLQKYRLAKFLPESSADVSGSKDEKEGSAGSMSNMENLPSQINEAFRIQMEVQKRLQEQLEQS; the protein is encoded by the exons ATGCACCACACAAGGAGGTTTCCAATCATGGGTTTGGTGCCCCATAAGCCTCAAGGAGCAGAGCCACTTGCCAGTATCGGAATTCTTGGAGAACCTACAGTAAATAATTCAGCCACCCAAGAAGAAGGTGCCAAGCAGAGATTAAGATGGACTTCAGATCTTCATGAACGTTTTGTTAATGCCATTACACAACTTGGTGGACCAGACA GAGCAACACCAAAAGGTGTCTTGACAATGATGGGTGTGCCTGGGCTTACCATCTATCATGTCAAAAGTCATCTGCAG AAGTATCGACTTGCAAAGTTTCTCCCAGAATCTTCAGCAGATG TTTCAGGGTCAAAGGATGAAAAGGAAGGTTCTGCTGGTTCCATGTCTAATATGGAAAATTTACC TTCACAGATCAATGAGGCATTCAGAATCCAGATGGAGGTGCAAAAGAGACTGCAAGAACAACTTGAG CAAAGTTAG